The following are from one region of the Stigmatella ashevillena genome:
- a CDS encoding metallophosphoesterase yields MRTLFIGDVHGCAEELDALLAVCGWQPGDRVVLVGDLVAKGPDSAGVLARARERGLLAVRGNHDEHVLRWHQGYVKPGKKLKPQHQQVLDTLAPEDWAYLASLPLYLRLPELNVVAVHAGMVPGVPLEAQHREHLLNLRSITRDGTPSKRVDGGEPWASHWRGPELVLFGHDAMRGIQRYPHALGLDSGCVYGGRLTAYALPEGRFYSVPSRRAYMDATL; encoded by the coding sequence ATGCGCACGCTGTTCATCGGAGATGTCCACGGCTGTGCCGAGGAGCTCGACGCGTTGCTGGCCGTGTGCGGCTGGCAGCCGGGTGACCGTGTTGTCCTCGTGGGAGATCTGGTGGCCAAGGGGCCCGACTCGGCCGGTGTGCTGGCCCGGGCGCGCGAGCGGGGCCTGCTGGCCGTGCGCGGCAACCACGATGAGCACGTGCTGCGCTGGCACCAGGGGTATGTGAAGCCGGGAAAGAAGCTCAAGCCCCAGCACCAGCAGGTGTTGGACACGTTGGCGCCAGAGGACTGGGCCTATCTGGCCTCGCTCCCCCTGTACCTGCGCCTGCCTGAGCTCAACGTGGTGGCGGTGCACGCGGGGATGGTGCCAGGAGTCCCGTTGGAAGCGCAGCACCGGGAGCACCTGCTCAACCTGCGCAGCATCACCCGGGATGGAACGCCCTCGAAGCGCGTGGACGGGGGCGAGCCGTGGGCGAGCCATTGGCGGGGCCCGGAGCTCGTCCTCTTCGGGCACGACGCGATGCGCGGCATCCAGCGCTACCCCCATGCCCTCGGGCTGGACTCGGGCTGTGTCTACGGCGGTCGGCTCACCGCCTACGCGCTGCCCGAGGGCCGCTTCTATTCGGTCCCCTCCCGGCGCGCTTACATGGACGCGACCCTCTAA
- the alr gene encoding alanine racemase gives MEQGGGSREPAAQASWLEVSAASVRHNVAVFRALEATGTPARALGAVLKGNAYGHGLEQVLPLVHPLVDILYFITPQDALAARAFERERGLAPRQVLVLGAISPEEAVALAREGVDAVVADSAWAEAGQVLRAARLQRPLRVHVHIDTGLGREGFTLEQLPRDTGFLADFRDVLEVTGVLSHFANTEDVTEQAYALAQLEAFEAGTARLVEQLALKGPLQRHIAASAASLSLPRARYEALRVGISLYGLWPSPETRLSARLVLGGLPTLKPVLSWRCRSQVVKWLPEGSYVGYGCTYRCPEPTRIAVLPVGYFDGYPRLASGKAHVLVNGRRCPVLGRVMMNHLIVDVTRATADERPLTATLLGHDGAETLPAETLAGWAQTIHYELVTRLGPHLKRVLVD, from the coding sequence GTGGAGCAGGGTGGTGGGAGCAGGGAGCCAGCGGCGCAAGCGTCCTGGTTGGAGGTGAGCGCGGCCAGTGTGCGGCACAACGTGGCGGTGTTCCGCGCGCTGGAGGCCACGGGCACGCCTGCCCGGGCCCTGGGCGCGGTGCTCAAGGGCAACGCCTATGGGCACGGCCTGGAGCAGGTGCTGCCGCTCGTACACCCGCTCGTGGACATTCTCTACTTCATCACGCCCCAGGACGCGCTGGCCGCCCGGGCCTTCGAGCGGGAGCGGGGGCTGGCCCCCCGGCAGGTGCTGGTCCTCGGTGCCATCTCCCCGGAGGAGGCGGTGGCGCTGGCGCGCGAGGGCGTGGACGCCGTGGTGGCCGACAGCGCCTGGGCGGAGGCCGGGCAGGTGTTGCGCGCGGCGCGGTTGCAGCGCCCCCTGCGGGTCCACGTCCACATCGACACCGGGCTGGGGCGGGAGGGCTTCACGCTGGAGCAGCTTCCCCGGGACACCGGCTTCCTGGCGGACTTCCGGGATGTCCTCGAGGTGACGGGGGTGCTCAGCCACTTCGCCAACACCGAGGATGTGACGGAGCAGGCGTATGCGCTGGCGCAGCTCGAGGCGTTCGAAGCCGGGACGGCGCGGCTGGTGGAACAGCTCGCCTTGAAGGGGCCGCTCCAGCGCCACATCGCCGCCAGCGCCGCCAGCCTGTCGCTGCCCCGCGCGCGCTATGAGGCGCTCCGGGTGGGCATCTCCCTGTACGGGCTCTGGCCCTCGCCGGAGACGCGCTTGTCGGCGAGGCTGGTGCTCGGAGGGCTGCCCACCCTCAAGCCCGTGCTCTCCTGGCGGTGCCGGAGCCAGGTGGTGAAGTGGCTGCCCGAGGGCAGCTATGTGGGCTACGGGTGCACGTACCGGTGTCCGGAGCCCACGCGCATCGCGGTGCTGCCCGTGGGGTACTTCGATGGCTATCCCCGGCTGGCCTCGGGCAAGGCGCACGTGCTGGTGAATGGCCGGCGCTGCCCCGTGTTGGGCCGGGTGATGATGAACCACCTCATCGTGGACGTGACGCGCGCCACGGCGGACGAGCGCCCCCTCACGGCGACGCTGCTGGGCCACGATGGGGCCGAGACGCTGCCGGCCGAGACGCTGGCCGGTTGGGCGCAGACGATTCATTACGAGCTGGTGACGCGCCTGGGCCCGCACCTGAAGCGGGTGCTCGTGGACTGA
- a CDS encoding lysophospholipid acyltransferase family protein codes for MSSPALPPAPSSPPIRLTSPHLRRIIGEPPGPLSGFLSNVVLRILAGLSRGSREVLVRWVGGLAHLLGIRRRVALENLERALPERSEAERRAIAKGVYFTMARTALESLAERDRLPLNWEHEETVGQEAWKALQAHVATGKGALLVTAHFGNWETLGGILIRRGIPLNALVRPLKGAINLRIAENRLHSGAGLIYPRGAVQETVEAIHRGESVYMLLDQAIPTKGVFVPFFGRLASTTPAMAIASQRTQVPAWVVMGVREGGTRMRVHVEGPFPPPAPSEGQDIITAHTAQVTAALERIIRQYPEQWMWLHRRWKYPPPA; via the coding sequence GTGTCCTCGCCCGCCCTCCCGCCCGCGCCTTCCTCGCCGCCCATCCGGCTGACATCGCCCCACCTGCGGCGCATCATCGGCGAGCCGCCGGGACCGCTCAGCGGCTTTCTCAGCAACGTCGTGCTGCGCATCCTGGCAGGGCTGTCCCGAGGCTCCCGGGAGGTGCTCGTGCGCTGGGTGGGAGGACTGGCCCACCTGCTGGGCATCCGGCGCCGGGTGGCGCTGGAGAACCTGGAGCGCGCCCTTCCGGAGCGCTCCGAGGCGGAGCGCCGGGCCATCGCGAAGGGCGTCTACTTCACCATGGCGCGCACGGCGCTGGAGTCCCTGGCGGAGAGGGACCGGCTGCCGCTGAACTGGGAGCACGAGGAGACGGTGGGCCAGGAGGCATGGAAAGCGCTCCAGGCGCACGTGGCCACGGGCAAGGGCGCCCTGCTGGTGACAGCCCACTTCGGCAACTGGGAGACGCTGGGGGGCATCCTCATCCGCCGGGGGATTCCCCTCAATGCGCTGGTGCGCCCGCTCAAGGGGGCCATCAACCTGCGCATCGCGGAGAACCGCCTGCACTCGGGCGCGGGGCTCATCTATCCGCGCGGGGCCGTGCAGGAGACGGTAGAGGCCATCCACCGGGGCGAGAGCGTGTACATGCTGCTCGACCAGGCCATCCCCACCAAGGGCGTCTTCGTGCCGTTCTTCGGCCGGCTGGCCTCGACCACGCCGGCCATGGCCATCGCCTCCCAGCGCACCCAGGTGCCCGCCTGGGTGGTGATGGGCGTGCGCGAGGGGGGCACCCGCATGCGCGTGCACGTCGAGGGGCCCTTTCCTCCCCCCGCGCCTTCGGAGGGCCAGGACATCATCACCGCGCACACCGCGCAGGTCACCGCCGCGCTCGAGCGCATCATCCGCCAGTACCCCGAGCAGTGGATGTGGCTGCACCGCCGCTGGAAGTACCCGCCGCCCGCGTGA